A genomic window from Methylorubrum extorquens includes:
- the ntrB gene encoding nitrate ABC transporter permease — MATGATLSTAARARAATKARTPFVTMAGLRGIAARIVPPLVVLAGFLLLWEVLCSSPTAGLPPPSRVVTEAWDIIVDPFYDNGGTDKGLFWHITASLKRVAFGFSLAVIAGVMLGTLVGQSEWAMRGLDPIFQVLRTIPPLAWLPLSLAAFRDGQPSAIFVIFITSIWPIIINTAVGIRNIPQDYRNVAAVIRLNPIEFFYKVMLPSAAPYIFTGLRIGVGLSWLAIVAAEMLIGGVGIGFFIWDAWNSSHISEIIVALVYVGLIGFVLDRLVAGVGVLVTRGTSAA, encoded by the coding sequence ATGGCCACCGGAGCAACGCTTTCCACCGCGGCGCGGGCGCGCGCCGCCACCAAGGCCCGCACGCCCTTCGTCACCATGGCCGGCCTCCGCGGGATCGCGGCCCGCATCGTCCCGCCGCTCGTGGTGCTCGCGGGCTTCCTGCTGCTGTGGGAGGTCCTGTGCTCCTCCCCCACCGCCGGCCTGCCGCCGCCCTCGCGGGTGGTGACGGAGGCCTGGGACATCATCGTCGATCCGTTCTACGACAACGGCGGCACCGACAAGGGCCTGTTCTGGCATATCACGGCGAGCCTCAAGCGCGTCGCCTTCGGCTTCTCGCTGGCGGTGATCGCGGGCGTGATGCTCGGCACCCTGGTGGGCCAGTCAGAATGGGCGATGCGGGGCCTCGACCCGATCTTCCAGGTGCTGCGCACGATCCCGCCGCTGGCGTGGCTCCCGCTCTCGCTCGCCGCCTTCCGCGACGGCCAGCCCTCGGCGATCTTCGTGATCTTCATCACCTCGATCTGGCCAATCATCATCAACACGGCGGTCGGCATCCGCAACATCCCGCAGGATTACCGCAACGTCGCCGCGGTGATCCGGCTGAACCCGATCGAGTTCTTCTACAAGGTCATGCTGCCCTCGGCCGCCCCCTACATCTTCACCGGACTTCGCATCGGTGTCGGCCTGTCCTGGCTCGCGATCGTCGCGGCCGAGATGCTGATCGGCGGCGTCGGGATCGGCTTCTTCATCTGGGACGCGTGGAACTCCTCCCACATCTCCGAGATCATCGTCGCCCTCGTCTATGTCGGGCTCATCGGCTTCGTCCTCGACCGGCTGGTCGCCGGCGTCGGCGTGCTCGTGACCCGCGGCACCAGCGCAGCCTGA
- a CDS encoding glycoside hydrolase family 15 protein, producing MAGRIEDYALIGDGRTAALVGRDGSIDWLCMPRFDASALFASLLGTEEHGFWKLAPAAEGAQHSWRYRSGSLVLETTHKTHEGEVRVTDFMPVGDGSHVIRLVEGVRGRMAMRMDLAVRFDYGSAVPWVSRSELGDLRAISGPHKVVLRTNAPMRGSTHQTTVSEFTVYKGDAIRFVLSYGASHEDDPPPIEPRRWLDDTNRFWREWSSRCTAAQTPWDDILRRSLLTLKALIYRPTGGIVAAPTTSLPEELGGVRNWDYRFCWLRDSTFTLLALMDSGYIEEARAWRDWLTRAVAGNPEQAHILYGIGGERLLPEIELDWLPGYEGSKPVRVGNAAIAQFQLDVYGELFDALFQARARGMGQNKEGLRVGQAIITHLETAWHEPDEGIWEVRGGRRHFVHSKVMAWVAFDRAIRSVEMIGDDDLHIIDAPVAHWKAIRDEIHAEVCAKGFDPELNSFVQSYGSKALDASLLLIAHMGFLPQDDPRVVGTVAAVESHLMRDGFILRYETEGQTTDGLPGNEGAFLPCSFWYADNLIGLGRCDEARALIERLIGVCTDLGLVSEEYDVRAKRLVGNFPQAFTHVALVNTILNYSRATGPAKERGSGAEDSESRVGESIAAQ from the coding sequence ATGGCGGGACGGATCGAGGATTACGCCCTGATCGGCGACGGGCGCACCGCGGCCCTGGTCGGGCGCGACGGCAGCATCGATTGGCTGTGCATGCCGCGCTTCGATGCCTCGGCGCTGTTCGCGAGCCTGCTCGGGACGGAGGAGCACGGCTTCTGGAAGCTCGCCCCGGCGGCGGAGGGCGCGCAGCATTCCTGGCGCTACCGCAGCGGCTCGCTGGTGCTGGAGACCACGCACAAGACCCATGAGGGCGAGGTTCGCGTCACCGATTTCATGCCCGTCGGCGACGGCAGCCACGTCATCCGCCTCGTCGAGGGCGTGCGCGGGCGGATGGCGATGCGCATGGATCTCGCCGTGCGCTTCGATTACGGCTCGGCGGTGCCTTGGGTGTCGCGCAGCGAACTCGGGGATCTCCGCGCCATCTCCGGCCCGCACAAGGTGGTGCTGCGCACCAACGCGCCGATGCGCGGCTCCACCCACCAGACCACGGTCTCGGAGTTCACGGTCTACAAGGGCGACGCGATCCGCTTCGTGCTCAGCTATGGCGCCTCGCACGAGGACGACCCGCCGCCGATCGAACCGCGCCGCTGGCTCGACGACACCAACCGGTTCTGGCGCGAATGGTCGAGCCGCTGCACCGCCGCGCAGACGCCGTGGGACGACATCCTGCGCCGCTCGCTGCTGACGCTGAAGGCGTTGATCTACCGCCCGACCGGCGGGATCGTCGCTGCGCCCACCACCTCCCTGCCGGAGGAACTCGGCGGCGTGCGCAACTGGGACTACCGCTTCTGCTGGCTGCGCGACTCGACCTTCACGCTGCTGGCGCTGATGGATTCGGGCTACATCGAGGAGGCCCGCGCGTGGCGCGACTGGCTGACCCGGGCGGTGGCCGGCAACCCGGAGCAGGCGCACATCCTCTACGGCATCGGCGGCGAGCGGCTGCTGCCGGAGATCGAACTCGACTGGCTGCCCGGCTACGAGGGCTCAAAGCCCGTGCGCGTCGGCAACGCGGCGATCGCGCAGTTCCAGCTCGATGTCTACGGCGAGCTGTTCGATGCCCTGTTCCAGGCCCGCGCCCGCGGCATGGGGCAGAACAAGGAGGGTCTGCGCGTCGGCCAGGCGATCATCACGCACCTCGAGACGGCGTGGCACGAGCCGGACGAGGGCATCTGGGAGGTGCGCGGCGGACGCCGCCACTTCGTCCATTCCAAGGTCATGGCCTGGGTCGCCTTCGACCGGGCGATCCGCAGCGTCGAGATGATCGGCGACGACGATCTGCACATCATCGACGCGCCGGTCGCGCACTGGAAGGCGATCCGCGACGAGATCCACGCCGAGGTCTGCGCGAAGGGGTTCGACCCCGAGCTGAACAGCTTCGTCCAATCCTACGGAAGCAAGGCGCTCGATGCGAGCCTCCTGCTGATCGCGCATATGGGCTTCCTGCCGCAGGACGACCCCCGCGTAGTCGGCACGGTGGCGGCCGTCGAATCGCATCTGATGCGCGATGGCTTCATCCTGCGCTACGAGACGGAAGGGCAGACCACCGACGGCCTGCCCGGCAACGAGGGCGCGTTCCTGCCCTGCAGCTTCTGGTATGCCGACAATCTGATCGGCCTCGGCCGCTGCGACGAGGCCCGCGCGCTGATCGAGCGCCTGATCGGCGTCTGCACCGACCTCGGATTGGTCTCCGAGGAGTACGACGTGCGCGCGAAACGGCTGGTGGGGAACTTCCCTCAGGCGTTCACGCATGTTGCGCTCGTCAACACGATCCTCAATTACAGCCGCGCGACCGGTCCTGCGAAGGAACGGGGCAGCGGCGCGGAGGATTCCGAGTCGAGGGTAGGCGAATCCATTGCGGCGCAGTAG
- a CDS encoding NAD(P)/FAD-dependent oxidoreductase: protein MKERLVVVGNGMASLRFLERLTERAPGRYDVTVVGAEPVAAYNRVLLSSLLGGEVDEAACGFRPLSWYEEHGIRLVTGAPVTEIDRANRIALVGSAHVLPYDKLVLAVGSLPIRLPLPGIDLPGVLTFRDFADVAAIRKAAVEHAKAVVIGGGLLGLEAAVGLARLGVDTTLVHVMDRVMERQLDHAAARLVRTAMEARGVKVMLSADTAAIEGDGRVERLRMKDGSVIPADLVVMSVGIRASTALAQSCGLACGRGITVDDRMTTSDPAIHALGECAEHRGVVYGLVEPAYEQAEVLSRALLGEAAAYPGTSLATSLKVSGVAVFSAGLVDTPEGAEAVVMHDGAAGLYRKLIIADGRLLGAVFVGDIAEQARCKELIRSGAPLSPDDRDDLMFGPAPKTLAA, encoded by the coding sequence ATGAAGGAAAGACTCGTCGTCGTCGGCAACGGCATGGCCTCGCTCCGCTTCCTCGAGCGGCTGACCGAGCGCGCGCCGGGCCGCTACGACGTGACGGTGGTCGGCGCCGAGCCGGTGGCGGCCTATAACCGGGTGCTGCTCTCCTCGCTGCTCGGCGGCGAGGTGGACGAGGCGGCCTGCGGCTTCCGCCCGCTCTCCTGGTACGAGGAGCACGGCATCCGCCTCGTCACCGGCGCGCCGGTGACCGAGATCGACCGGGCGAACCGCATCGCCCTCGTCGGCTCCGCCCATGTGCTGCCCTACGACAAGCTGGTGCTGGCGGTGGGCTCGCTGCCGATCCGGCTGCCGCTGCCGGGCATCGACCTGCCCGGCGTCCTCACCTTCCGCGATTTCGCCGACGTGGCGGCGATCCGCAAAGCGGCCGTCGAGCATGCCAAGGCCGTGGTGATCGGCGGCGGCCTGCTTGGGCTCGAGGCCGCGGTCGGGCTCGCCCGGCTCGGGGTCGACACGACCCTGGTCCACGTCATGGACCGGGTGATGGAGCGCCAGCTCGACCACGCCGCCGCCCGCCTCGTGCGCACGGCGATGGAGGCCCGCGGCGTCAAGGTGATGCTGTCGGCCGACACCGCCGCGATCGAGGGCGACGGGCGCGTCGAACGCCTGCGGATGAAGGACGGCAGCGTGATCCCGGCCGACCTCGTGGTGATGTCGGTCGGCATCCGCGCCTCGACGGCCCTGGCGCAGTCCTGCGGGCTCGCCTGCGGGCGCGGCATCACGGTGGACGACCGAATGACAACCTCCGACCCGGCGATCCATGCACTCGGCGAATGCGCCGAGCACCGGGGCGTCGTTTACGGCCTCGTCGAGCCCGCCTACGAGCAGGCCGAGGTGCTGTCGCGGGCCCTTCTCGGCGAGGCGGCGGCCTATCCCGGCACGTCCCTTGCCACGAGCCTCAAGGTGTCGGGCGTAGCCGTCTTCTCGGCCGGATTGGTCGATACGCCCGAGGGCGCCGAGGCGGTCGTGATGCACGACGGCGCCGCCGGCCTCTACCGCAAGCTGATCATCGCCGATGGCCGCCTCTTAGGCGCGGTCTTCGTCGGCGATATCGCGGAGCAGGCGCGCTGCAAGGAGCTGATCCGCTCCGGCGCGCCGCTCTCCCCAGACGACCGGGACGACCTGATGTTCGGCCCGGCCCCGAAAACCCTCGCAGCGTGA
- a CDS encoding ABC transporter ATP-binding protein, which produces MAHLSLSQVGISFRRGGTTSEVLRDVNLDIAKGEFVSIIGHSGCGKSTVLNIVAGLLKASTGGVLLDGREVNAPGPDRAVVFQNHSLLPWLTVRENVALAVDKVLRGKKSRAERTEWIEHNLALVNMMHAAEKRPAEISGGMKQRVGIARALAMEPTVLLMDEPFGALDALTRAHLQDQTMEIQQRLKNTVIMITHDVDEAVLLSDRIVMMTNGPSATIGEILPVPLARPRRRLDLVEDATYVHARAAVLEFLYARHAKPALAA; this is translated from the coding sequence ATGGCCCATCTCTCCCTCTCCCAGGTCGGCATCTCGTTCCGCCGCGGCGGCACCACGTCGGAAGTCCTGCGCGACGTGAACCTCGACATCGCCAAGGGCGAGTTCGTCTCGATCATCGGCCATTCGGGCTGCGGCAAGTCGACGGTGCTCAACATCGTCGCCGGCCTGCTCAAGGCCTCGACCGGCGGCGTGCTGCTCGATGGACGTGAAGTGAACGCGCCCGGCCCCGACCGCGCGGTGGTGTTCCAGAACCACTCGCTCCTGCCCTGGCTGACGGTGCGCGAGAACGTGGCGCTCGCCGTCGACAAGGTGCTGCGCGGCAAGAAGAGCCGCGCGGAGCGCACCGAGTGGATCGAGCACAACCTCGCGCTCGTGAACATGATGCACGCCGCCGAGAAGCGCCCGGCCGAAATCTCCGGCGGCATGAAGCAGCGCGTCGGCATCGCCCGCGCGCTGGCCATGGAGCCGACCGTGCTGCTCATGGACGAGCCGTTCGGCGCACTCGACGCGCTGACCCGCGCCCACCTGCAGGATCAGACCATGGAAATCCAGCAGCGGCTCAAGAACACCGTCATCATGATCACCCACGACGTGGACGAGGCGGTGCTGCTCTCGGACCGCATCGTGATGATGACGAACGGGCCGTCGGCCACCATCGGCGAGATCCTGCCCGTGCCGCTGGCGCGCCCCCGCCGCCGGCTCGACCTCGTGGAAGACGCTACCTACGTCCACGCCCGCGCCGCGGTGCTGGAATTCCTCTACGCCCGCCACGCCAAGCCGGCTCTGGCGGCCTAA
- a CDS encoding CmpA/NrtA family ABC transporter substrate-binding protein: protein MRIRLGYVPLTDAAPVIAAAELGFARAEGLEIELAREPSWATLRDRLALGHLDAAHMLGPLAIASALGLSGPQARLSVPMALGLNGNAVTVSNALWAAMAPESDELGDVAAAFARVARKRAGEGRPLVIGTVHPFSSHSYQLRLFAGLSGLDLDATVRLVVVPPPETVDALRRGRIDGFCVGAPWNSVAVTAGLGRIAALGCEIAPDCPEKVLALPAEEAEFTAPLVRAVHQAGLWCADPANRGALSRLLAERADLDSDAALIARSLGGTLIVDATGTERVNPAYLRLGAATHRPDPDHGRWLVAQMIACGQVAPGSDAAERAAALYRPDLFEAATKGPATKR from the coding sequence ATGAGGATCAGGCTCGGATACGTTCCCCTCACCGACGCCGCCCCCGTGATCGCGGCGGCGGAGCTCGGGTTCGCGCGGGCCGAGGGGCTCGAGATCGAACTCGCGCGCGAGCCCTCCTGGGCGACCCTGCGCGACCGGCTGGCGCTCGGCCATCTCGACGCCGCGCACATGCTCGGTCCGCTGGCCATCGCCAGCGCGCTCGGGCTCTCGGGGCCGCAGGCCCGCCTGAGCGTGCCGATGGCGCTCGGCCTCAACGGCAACGCCGTCACCGTCTCGAACGCGCTCTGGGCCGCGATGGCCCCGGAGAGCGACGAACTCGGCGATGTCGCCGCGGCCTTCGCCCGGGTCGCCCGCAAGCGGGCCGGGGAGGGGCGTCCGCTGGTCATCGGCACCGTGCATCCCTTCTCCAGCCATTCCTACCAGCTCCGCCTGTTCGCCGGCTTGAGCGGGCTCGACCTCGACGCAACGGTGCGGCTGGTCGTGGTGCCGCCGCCGGAGACGGTGGATGCGCTCCGGCGCGGGCGCATCGACGGCTTCTGCGTCGGCGCCCCCTGGAACAGCGTCGCCGTCACCGCCGGTCTCGGCCGGATCGCGGCACTCGGCTGCGAGATCGCCCCCGATTGCCCTGAGAAGGTGCTGGCGCTACCCGCGGAGGAGGCCGAGTTCACGGCGCCGTTGGTCCGGGCCGTTCACCAAGCCGGGCTTTGGTGCGCCGATCCTGCCAACCGCGGCGCCCTGAGCCGCCTGCTCGCCGAGCGCGCGGATCTCGATTCCGACGCCGCGCTCATCGCCCGCAGCCTCGGCGGCACGCTCATCGTGGATGCGACCGGAACCGAGCGGGTAAACCCGGCCTATCTGCGCCTCGGCGCCGCGACTCATCGGCCGGACCCGGACCATGGGCGCTGGCTGGTGGCGCAGATGATCGCCTGCGGGCAGGTCGCGCCGGGCAGCGATGCGGCCGAGAGGGCGGCAGCGCTCTACAGGCCGGATCTGTTCGAGGCAGCCACGAAGGGACCCGCCACCAAGCGATAG
- the tkt gene encoding transketolase, whose product MSGADTSPKAALSQGDKLAIDTIRTLAIDAVQKANSGHAGAPMALAPVAYTLWNRYLRYDPAHPHWPNRDRFVLSAGHASMLLYGLLHLARVAETDGGNSPAISLDDIKKFRQLDSRTPGHPEYHFTTGVETTTGPLGQGVANSVGMAMGGRFKGERLNRPDLPLFDYNVYAICSDGDLMEGVSQEAASIAGHLRLSNLCWIYDNNTITIEGHTELAFSEEVAARFLAYGWQVLRVADANDTHAIASALETFLQSSDRPTLIIVNSIIGYGAPTKQNTAKAHSDALGPDEVKGAKRAYGWPEDSEFLVPDGVYDTFADGIGKRGAALYAQWQGFFEAAKAADAEHAEDLSALLEGRLPEGWDRDIPVFEADAKGLATRESSGKVLNAIAKHVPFLLGGSADLAPSNKSNLTFEGAGSLTPFEPGGRNIHFGVREHAMGSIVNGLGLVGLRAYGATFLVFADYMRPPIRLASLMELPVFHIFTHDSIGVGEDGPTHQPVEQILSLRCIPGLVTLRPADANEVAEAYRVIFSLKDQPAVLALSRQPLPTFDRSKYAPASGTAKGAYVLADCEGTPDVILIGTGSEVQLCVGAYETLKGEGVKARVVSMPSWDLFERQDESYRNSVLPPEVLARVAVEQGSVIGWDRYAGSSGSIVGMSTFGASAPIKDLLGKFGFTAEKVIEAARAQVAKHKK is encoded by the coding sequence ATGAGCGGTGCAGACACGAGCCCGAAGGCGGCCCTGAGCCAGGGCGACAAGCTCGCGATCGACACGATCCGGACGCTCGCGATCGACGCGGTGCAGAAGGCCAATTCCGGACACGCCGGTGCGCCGATGGCGCTGGCGCCCGTCGCCTACACCCTGTGGAACCGGTATCTGCGCTACGATCCGGCCCACCCGCACTGGCCGAACCGCGACCGCTTCGTGCTCTCGGCGGGCCACGCCTCGATGCTGCTCTACGGGCTCCTGCATCTCGCCCGCGTGGCCGAGACCGACGGCGGCAATTCCCCCGCCATCTCGCTGGACGACATCAAGAAGTTCCGGCAGCTCGATAGCCGCACGCCGGGCCACCCGGAATACCACTTCACCACCGGCGTCGAGACCACCACCGGCCCGCTGGGCCAGGGTGTCGCGAATTCCGTCGGCATGGCGATGGGCGGCCGCTTCAAGGGCGAACGCCTGAACCGGCCCGACCTGCCGCTGTTCGACTACAACGTCTACGCCATCTGCTCGGACGGCGACCTGATGGAGGGCGTCTCCCAGGAGGCCGCCTCGATCGCCGGGCACCTGCGCCTGTCGAATCTGTGCTGGATCTACGACAACAACACCATCACCATCGAGGGCCACACCGAACTCGCCTTCTCGGAAGAGGTCGCCGCGCGCTTCCTCGCCTATGGCTGGCAGGTGCTGCGGGTGGCCGATGCCAACGACACCCACGCCATCGCCTCGGCGCTCGAGACCTTCCTGCAATCGAGCGACCGCCCGACGCTGATCATCGTCAACTCGATCATCGGTTACGGCGCGCCGACCAAGCAGAATACCGCCAAGGCCCATTCCGACGCGCTCGGCCCCGACGAGGTGAAGGGCGCCAAGCGCGCCTATGGCTGGCCGGAGGATTCCGAGTTCCTCGTGCCGGACGGCGTCTACGACACCTTTGCCGACGGCATCGGCAAGCGCGGCGCGGCACTCTACGCTCAGTGGCAGGGCTTCTTCGAGGCGGCCAAGGCGGCGGATGCTGAGCATGCCGAGGATCTCTCGGCCCTCCTGGAAGGCCGTCTGCCCGAGGGCTGGGACCGCGACATCCCGGTCTTCGAGGCCGACGCCAAGGGCCTCGCGACCCGCGAATCCTCCGGCAAGGTGCTCAACGCCATTGCCAAGCACGTGCCCTTCCTGCTTGGCGGCTCGGCCGATCTGGCGCCGTCGAACAAGTCGAACCTCACCTTCGAGGGCGCGGGCTCGCTGACCCCGTTCGAGCCGGGTGGGCGCAACATCCATTTCGGCGTGCGCGAGCACGCCATGGGCTCGATCGTGAACGGGCTTGGGCTCGTCGGCCTGCGGGCCTATGGCGCGACCTTCCTCGTCTTCGCCGATTACATGCGCCCGCCGATCCGGCTCGCCTCGCTGATGGAGCTGCCGGTTTTCCATATCTTCACCCACGACTCGATCGGCGTGGGCGAGGACGGGCCGACCCACCAGCCGGTGGAGCAGATCCTCTCGCTGCGCTGCATCCCCGGCCTCGTGACCCTGCGCCCGGCGGACGCCAACGAGGTGGCCGAGGCCTACCGGGTGATCTTCTCGCTGAAAGATCAGCCGGCGGTTCTGGCCCTGTCGCGCCAGCCGCTGCCGACCTTCGACCGTTCGAAGTATGCTCCGGCCTCGGGCACCGCGAAGGGCGCCTACGTGCTCGCCGACTGTGAAGGCACGCCGGACGTGATCCTGATCGGCACGGGCTCCGAGGTGCAGCTCTGCGTCGGCGCCTACGAGACCCTTAAGGGTGAGGGCGTGAAGGCCCGCGTCGTCTCGATGCCGTCCTGGGACCTGTTCGAGCGTCAGGACGAGAGCTACCGCAACAGTGTCCTGCCGCCGGAGGTTCTAGCGCGCGTGGCGGTGGAGCAGGGGAGCGTGATCGGTTGGGACCGTTACGCCGGCTCCTCCGGTTCGATCGTCGGCATGAGCACCTTCGGCGCCTCGGCCCCGATCAAGGATCTGCTCGGCAAGTTCGGCTTCACCGCTGAGAAAGTGATCGAAGCGGCCCGCGCGCAGGTGGCCAAGCACAAGAAGTAG
- a CDS encoding CmpA/NrtA family ABC transporter substrate-binding protein — protein sequence MSIDHGNTTRRGVLKGAAAALALAGAARAALPAGAFAQGAGPEVKGVKLGFIALTDAAPLFVAKEKGIFAKYGLPETEVLKQASWGTTRDNLVLGSEGNGIDGAHILTPMPYLISAGKVTQNNVPVPMYILGRLNLNGQCISVGKEYADDKIGLDPKAFKAAIDRKKASGKPVKAAMTFPGGTHDLWIRYWMAAGGIDPDKDIETIVVPPPQMVANMKVGTMDVFCVCEPWHKQLINQGIGYTALTTGELWKDHPEKSLALRAAWVDKYPNAAKALLMAVMEAQAWCDRPENWDELAAIVAKRQWINVPVGDVIERMKGKFDYGNGRVVEKSPVMMKYWDNGAAGYPFHSHDLWFLTEDIRWGKFDAATDTKALIAKVNREDLWKDAAKALGGIAIPASTSRGKETFFDGKVFDPENPAAYLASLDIKKVA from the coding sequence ATGAGCATCGATCACGGCAACACGACCCGCCGCGGCGTCCTCAAGGGGGCGGCGGCCGCCCTCGCCCTCGCGGGTGCCGCCCGCGCCGCCTTGCCGGCCGGTGCCTTCGCGCAGGGCGCGGGGCCGGAGGTGAAGGGGGTCAAGCTCGGCTTCATCGCGCTGACCGACGCCGCGCCGCTCTTCGTGGCCAAGGAGAAGGGCATCTTCGCCAAGTACGGCCTGCCCGAGACCGAGGTGCTGAAGCAGGCCTCCTGGGGCACGACCCGCGACAACCTCGTGCTGGGCTCCGAGGGCAACGGCATCGACGGCGCCCACATCCTCACGCCGATGCCGTACCTGATCTCGGCCGGCAAGGTGACGCAGAACAACGTGCCGGTGCCGATGTACATCCTCGGCCGGCTCAACCTGAACGGCCAGTGCATCTCGGTCGGCAAGGAATACGCCGACGACAAGATCGGCCTCGACCCCAAGGCCTTCAAAGCCGCCATCGACCGGAAGAAGGCCTCGGGCAAGCCGGTCAAGGCCGCCATGACCTTCCCCGGCGGCACCCACGACCTCTGGATCCGCTACTGGATGGCCGCCGGCGGCATCGACCCCGACAAGGACATCGAGACCATCGTCGTGCCCCCGCCCCAGATGGTGGCGAACATGAAGGTCGGCACGATGGACGTGTTCTGCGTCTGCGAGCCCTGGCACAAGCAGCTGATCAACCAGGGCATCGGCTACACCGCGCTGACCACGGGCGAGCTCTGGAAGGACCATCCCGAGAAGTCGCTCGCGCTGCGCGCCGCCTGGGTCGACAAGTATCCGAACGCGGCCAAGGCCCTGCTGATGGCCGTGATGGAAGCCCAGGCTTGGTGCGACCGGCCCGAGAACTGGGACGAACTCGCAGCCATCGTCGCCAAGCGCCAGTGGATCAACGTGCCGGTCGGCGACGTGATCGAGCGGATGAAGGGCAAGTTCGACTACGGCAACGGCCGCGTCGTCGAGAAGAGCCCGGTGATGATGAAGTACTGGGACAACGGCGCCGCCGGCTATCCCTTCCACAGCCACGACCTCTGGTTCCTCACCGAGGACATCCGCTGGGGCAAGTTCGACGCGGCAACCGACACCAAGGCGCTCATCGCCAAGGTGAACCGCGAGGACCTGTGGAAGGACGCCGCCAAGGCGCTCGGCGGGATCGCGATCCCGGCCTCCACCTCGCGGGGCAAGGAGACCTTCTTCGACGGCAAGGTCTTCGACCCCGAGAACCCCGCCGCCTACCTCGCCAGCCTCGACATCAAGAAGGTCGCGTAA
- a CDS encoding ANTAR domain-containing response regulator: MTETSLTVAVIDPSRARAAILEEGLRASGVGNVVVLADGPDLQARVASLKPDVIVVHLESPSRDMLEQMSGLSRHAERPVAMFVDRSDQTMMQAAVDAGISAYVVDGLRSERIRPILDIAILRFNAFARLQRELDEARSELADRKLIERAKGILMTRKGMSEDEAYKLLRRQAMNEKRKIVDIARAIVTAADLLG; encoded by the coding sequence ATGACCGAGACCAGCCTCACCGTCGCCGTTATCGATCCGAGTCGCGCCCGCGCGGCGATCCTGGAGGAGGGCCTTCGCGCCTCCGGCGTCGGCAACGTCGTCGTGCTTGCGGATGGGCCTGACCTTCAGGCGCGGGTGGCGAGCCTGAAGCCCGACGTGATCGTGGTCCATCTGGAGAGCCCGAGCCGGGACATGCTGGAGCAGATGTCGGGCCTGTCCCGGCACGCCGAGCGGCCGGTGGCGATGTTCGTGGACCGCTCGGACCAGACCATGATGCAGGCCGCGGTCGATGCGGGCATCTCAGCCTATGTGGTGGACGGGCTGCGCTCGGAACGGATCCGGCCGATCCTCGACATCGCGATCCTGCGCTTCAACGCCTTCGCCCGGCTCCAGCGCGAACTCGACGAGGCCCGCTCGGAACTCGCCGACCGCAAGCTGATCGAGCGGGCCAAGGGCATCCTGATGACGCGCAAGGGCATGAGCGAGGACGAGGCCTACAAGCTCCTGCGGCGGCAGGCGATGAACGAGAAGCGCAAGATCGTCGACATCGCCCGCGCCATCGTCACCGCGGCGGATCTGCTCGGATGA